The following DNA comes from Methanothrix sp..
CTAAATTACATCCCGGCTCAGCCCGAGATAGGCTGATCTCAGATCGGAGACAGATCGATAATGAATTAAATATCCTGCTGGCAGAGGATAATGCAATCAATCAAATAGTGACCAAGAAGATGCTCAATAAGCTGGGCTATCAGGCGGATGTGGCGGCCAGCGGCATTGAGGCCATTCAGGCACTGGAGCGAAAGAGATACGATATAATATTCATGGATGTTCAGATGCCGGAGATGGATGGACTGGAGGCAGCAAGGGAGATACGCCGCCGCTGGCCGGAGAATGGCCCCCGGATAATAGCAGTAACCGCCTCCGCTCTGAAAGGAGATCAGGAGCTGTGTCTGGAAGCGGGGATGGATGGCTATATCGCCAAACCCACCCGGATCGAGGCGATAAGAGAGGCTCTGGCCAGCTGCCGCAAAGAAGAGATCTTAAGCTGAGTGTATCAGACTGCTCCTGCGGTTTTCCCTATCTATGAAGAAAGGTTGAAATAGAGCCTGAACCAAATATCACCGGGATAGAGGCAGGGATGATTTTTGATCAGATACCGAGTATGTTTTATGTGCCTGATTCTGCTCTCGACATTGCCAGCAGCATCAGGAGACGATTATGCAATGGTGATCTCCGGCGGCGATAGCTACAACGAATACTGTCAGGACTGCTATGCTAACATCATTTGCACTGACCATCAGATCATCGAGGGGATCAATCTGGGAGTGTCCAGTGGACTGTTCAATGTGGGGGTGGGAAATGAGGGGCTTAGCGCTGCTATTGCATGTGCGGCTTCTCCCCGGCAGGAGAGCAGTGGCGCCTATGTTTTTGAAGGGTTTGCACTGAATGGCCTGCCCGGAAATGGCATAATGATCGCCGATACCCGGGCTCCAATAATCCTGAAAAATGTCAGTGTGGACAGTCGGGGAGGCAAGTTGCTATCATCCCAGCCTGTGGGCATAGGCATGGTAAATGCTAAAAATGTGATAATCGAGAACTGCATAGCCCTCAGCGGCTCGATGTTTCGCATCTCCAGGTCCAATAACATTCAGATCAAGAATGATACTGCGAAGAACATCTTCTTGGAGGGCATCTCTGATAGCATTGTTGATAACTGCACTGCCGATTGCATCATGATCAAGGGCGCAATCTCACCACTCTACTCTGAGAGGCCGAGGGTATTGGCCAATGCGACGGTGAATCATGGCCCTTTGAGGATGGCAGAGAGCATCATTGAGATCTCGAGGAATTGCACCATCAAGAACTGCAACCAGGTAAAGGAGATCGATCTATTTAATGCCGAGGACTGCGCCATCGAGGGCTGCACAATGAAGGATGTGGGTCTGTGGGTGCTCAATTCCCAGAATGCCACTGTTTGCAATGCAACAGTGGTCAACGGCACTCTATGCGTTGACTGGTCAAAGGAGATCATCTTTAAGAATCTGTCCCTGATCAATTCGGAGATATCAATGGCCGGATCGGTCCTGGAGGACTTCTCCATTGTGTTTGAGGGCTGCCAGAAGGATGGGATGCCCATTCTCTATTATGAGGATCAAAAGCAGCTTGAGCTAAAAAACCTCACAGCAGGACAGATCTGGCTCAGAGGGTGTCCAGAAGCTCATATCGACGGCTGTGTGTTTGAAGAGGCCTATGTGATCGATTCCGATGGCACAGTTATAGAGAACTCGAAGATAAGTGGAGAAGGGATAAATCTCATGTTCTCCAAGGACTGCCTCCTCTCCAATAACATCCTTTCCAGTGGGGAAGATGACAGACAACAGCACCTAGGGAGATAGAATCAAACTGAGTAGCGCCAAGCCTCAGGCAGATCAGTGATGATCGGGCTCGCATCAACTGGAGGAATCTGTATTCCGGATGGCGATGGTTTGATCTGCCTGGGCTTGACACTTGGGCCGAGTACGAGTGGCACACACCCAATCGCGCAAACATCCCCTCAGGGATTCCCACAGAATCTCACTGTGTGGCCTCATCCCGGTTTCGGCATCATCTTGATCAGGTGTCGCCTCATGCCCCGAATGTGTATTAGCGCGAGATCCCAGGCAGATTGCTGTACCAGTTAAGGGACGCAATTTTTTTGATCCTGCCCTGTTATCCCACAGGCGCGCAGCCGAATGCAACTGCCACGACGGCATGCATCTTCTGCAGCATGGGCCATCGAGCTGCTCCTGAGAGCGGCACGAATTCGTTTGCTCGCAGGAAGAGGCGAATTAATGGCCAGATTCTGCAGATCGCTCTCGGATGCGTTTCAGCCCACAGTACACCCACCATGCCCTCGCATGAGGCGACATTCTATATGCATAATCATTATAGATATTTGTAGTTTTCGGTGGGACTGGCTTTGCATGCAAAGTCCCTAAAATGAGGGACTTTCTTTGCAGACGCGAGACTTTATTTGCGGGCCATTCCAGTAGGTAGGAGACTTCCTAAAGGCGTGTTTACCGAATATTGTATTATAAATTAGGTTTTTTGATTATTTCACCTGCATTTGGTGAAGATTCAATCTATTCACTCGAGACTTATTTCACTAGGCAAACAAGCCATGCGCGCCAGAGGGATGGCCAGATGGCTTGCGGGTTAACAGACGCTGAACTATTTCTTCTCAATGTTATGAGCATTGGGCGCAACTTCAATGATAAAGCAAGCTACAATAAAAGGGGGCTGTCGCACCCTCCAGCAGGATTTTTTCTAGAGAGCCCATGAGAAGCTGACCGCCCAGTAATTTTACCACATCTTTTTGCCCCATCTCCTTAATTCAATAATAATACCAGATGCTCCTGTAATCCTCCGGATCTTCACCTCTCTTGATCAGCCTCTGAAGGTATCGATGTATGGAGACATCAGTGTAGACAAAAGGCGAGACCTGAGCTATGTTCTTCTCCCAGGGAAGGAAGGAGTACACCCTTCTGCCCTCAGAGGTGATAGCGATGAGCTCATGGTTCTGCCAGGCCCGGAGGTGGTCCTTACCCAGGCCGGGGACATTGAACACCGGCTCATCGGTGCGAAATATCCCGGGAAGCAGCCTTGCCTCCTCTTTACGCTCCTGCAGGATACGAGCTATGGGAACGGCATAGTCCTCGATCTCCGTCTTGCCCTTCATATTAAAGGTATAATAGGGATCCACTCCAATCTGCTTCAGGATGATTCTCAGGGATGCCGTCTCAAACTTCCGGCTGTTGGCAAAGGTGAAGACCTGCTGGTTGTAGATCTCAACTCCCGTTCTCTTCACCATTCCTGTTGCCGCCAGAGTCTCCGGTGTTATCTCATAGGGATGCATGAAGTGAGTTACCAGGCAGAGGTTTCTCCTTCCCAGCTCCTGATAATAGCCCAGGATCTCGCACAGCTCCTCAGTGATCCTCTGACGGACTGTGGCCGGCATCCTGCTGGCCACTCTTATGTTCTTCAGATGCGGAATCTGGGCCAGCCTGGACAGGATCCTATCGATCAAGGAGTCGCTCATAACCAAGGGGTCTCCGCCTGTGAGAAGAATGTCCATCATCTCTTCATGCTCTAAAAACCAATCCAGTGCCGCCTCAATCTTCTCCATAGGAGCCTGGGCCGAGACCATGAGGGGGGAGGTGATCTCCCAGTTGCGCTGGCAGTAGACGCAGATCTGAGGACATGATTCATAGGGTTTGACAATGGCCACCCGGGGATAGCGCCGGGTCACGAGATCTATAGGAGAGGTGTCCCTCTCCCTCATGAAGTCGAAGGCCCACATCTTGTCCTTTCTGTGGGCTATCATATTCTCCACATAGCTGAGCGGGGGGAAGACCTGCCTGCGCACGGCATAATCCATGTCACAGGGCTCTTTATCCATAAGATGGAGATAATAAGGGGTAACGCCAAAGGGCACATTGTTATCTATGGCCAGCCTTATAGAACTCTCATGCTCTTCGTCTAGCTCAATCACCTGGCGGATTATATTTAATCCATTATCATCTTTAAAAATATGGCGAAATTGCCAATGCCAATCATGCCAATCATCCTCAGAGGAGTTGAGGATATCGAGAATCCTCCTCTTATTCTCCTCTCGCTTTTCAATGATCCCCGGGTCAAGCCCGGATTTATATCTTGACAGATATCTATCCATTCGCCTTCCCATCTGGTCCAGGTAGTCAGAGCGCATAATTCCCGCTTTCCGGCCCTCGAATTCATCAAAATTTGGGATATCTATTCCCTCCATCAGCCGGGAGGGATACACGTCCGCCTTTAATTTCAGGGCCTTGAAGAGATGGATGAACTCATCGACGAAGTCATCAGCCACATCAGCATCGCCATTGACTGCCGCCACCCACAATTTTTCCAGGGAAGAGGTGCCGGTGATGCGTTCATTTTTTGGTGATATTATATTTTTTAGCGTTCGTACGGCCTCTTTGAAAAGGGTATAATCCCATGCCTCAATCTCGCTCACATCACAGGCATAAGTCCATTCTCTGGCTTCGATGTATCGAGCTACTTTGTTGCGTGCGCTCTCTAATGATTTGCTCTCTTTGAGCAGCACATATAGCCCTGGTGCTGCGTCCCAGCATGTATCCCATCTATCAGTCATATCTTATGCTATCCATATCACATTTTACTTTAATTTTTCCCAAGAAAAAGGATCTTTGATAAAAAATTATCCTTGATAAGAGGAATATAAAGTTAGATCAAAGAGAAATCGATCAACTTATAATAAAATTTTTTGTGTTTTATGCGATTGGCCCATTATTTATATAAAGACCGAAAAAGTATTTCATAGGGTCTGCAATCCAATTCCATATGAAGCTATGCTTATTCCCTCTGCAATATCAATCTCTTCAGGCATCCCTCTGTCTCATCCTGTCTCTCCAGAATCATCCGTATCTCTGTCTCATCCTATATCATCCAGCACCATCCTATGATGGCCTACTCCGACCAGGTCTCCGGCAGGAACATCAATACCACAGGAAGGATCTCCAGCCGGCCGATGTACATACAAAATACAGCCAAGATCTTTCCTCCATCGGATACGGCATTAAAATCCATTGCCACCACCCCGAAGCCCGGACCGATTATCCCCAGGGAGCATGCTGCAGCAGAGATAGCGGAGAGGGCGCCAAACTGGGGATTTGATGATTCAGTGATGGAAAAGATCAAAGTGGCAAGGATGAATATCATTATGTACAACTGCACGAATAAAACCACAGCCCTTACGGTATTCTCCCTGACCACCTTATCCGCCATCTTTATGGTGATGACCGCCTTGGGATGAAGGCTTCTGATCAGCTCGGCATGAACATATTTTAGCACTATTATCACCCGCCCTACCTTCATGCCCCCACCAGTGGACCCTGTGCAGCCGCCAATGGTCATCAACAGCAGCAGGACCAGCTTGGCCGCCAAAGACCAGGCATCATACTCGAAGTTGTTCACAAAGCCGGTGGTGGTCATGGTAGAGATCACCTGAAAGACAGATGAGCGCAGGGCATTGGTGATGCCACCTGGTATTTGCCCAAAGAGTATTAGTATTATAATAGCTATAAACATAATAAAAATATAGCCTCTGAACTCTGCATCTTTTAAAAGATAATTTAAATTTTTCTTCAGCACAATCTGATGATATATTATAAAATTGGTTCCTCCAAGCAAGAGAAAGATGCAGATTATGGCCTCCACCAGAATGCTATTGTATTCTGCAATGCTGTAGGCTCTCGGGGAAAAGCCGGCAGTGGAAATGCTTGAAAATGATGTGCAGAGGGAGTCGAAGAGGGGCAGGCCCGCGGCCACCAGCAGCAGAGCCTCCAGCCCCGCCAGCCCCAGGTAAATCCCCCAGAAGGCCTTCGCTGCACTCTTCACCCTGGGGGTCAAGGCCTCCTTCATCAGCCCCAGGCCCTCAACTGAGTAAAGCTCCCTTCCCGCCACGCCCAGGTTGGGAAGGATGGCGATGAACAGGAGGATTATTCCCAGGCCGCCCAGAAACTGGGAGAACGATCTCCAGAATAGCAGGCCGAAATAGCTTCCCTTAATGGTTAGCAGATCGATAAAATCCAGGCTGATGCCGAATCCAAGCTCGATTATCCCCGCTGGAGACCAGTGGATGAGCTGATGTGTGGCCCTCTCCACCAGTGCATAGGCCAGGCTGCTGCGTACCACCTCCTGGCTCAGTATCCAGTAATATTGCGAATCGTAATGGCTGAGAATGGTAGCTCCAGTAGTGGTGAAGCCGGACATAGATTCAAAGAATGCATCCACTGGCCCCAATCCCAGAAGAAGGTAGGGGAGAGCGCCGATCAGCCCGGCCATGAGCCAGCCGAAGGAGACGGCTGCAAATGCATCCTTCCGCCCCATATCGGATCTCTCCCCGAAATGCTTCAGGATCAGGCCGGCGATAATTGCCAGAAGAGAGCTGATGCCGAAGGCCACCACACCCAAGGGCTCCTTGTAGATGGCGGAGACGATCCCTGGTATGAGCATGATTGTGCCCAGAAGCACAGCCAGCAAGCCCAGGATCCTGAGGATGATCCTTATCTTCATTATGTCCGGGAGTCTGGTCAGGGAGTTAATAAGAATTGCCGGTAAAAAAGTAATAAATTCAATTCGATTAAGCTCTTCTCAGAGTTATCAAGGCTGCTGACAGAAGTCCAAGAACAGCAAAGGCCGCTCCAAATCCGGGCACCTTTTCTGCAGCCTCTTCTGCCTTCTCAGCAGCCTCATCTGCCTTGGCAGCTGCCTGGCTGACCTCTTCTGCCTTCTGTTCGACCTTCTCTGTCGCCTGGGTTATGTTCTCAGCCTCAGTGGTGTTGGCGGTCAGGTTCTCCACTTCGGCAGCGGAAGCCATCAGATCTGCTGATGCATTCTCTGCATGCTGTGCCGCTTCTTCTACCTGTTTAGCAGACTCTTCCACCTGCTCTGCCGCCTCAGGGACTTTGCTGGTCTCTTGCGCGCTTGCAGTTGTGACTGCAACCAGCAGCATCAAGGCCGCTGCCAAGATCACTACTACATTCTTCATGCTCATTCCTCAGGATTATGCGCGAGAGGTGGAGAATGGTTGTATATATATCTGCTGAATGAAAAATTCAAGATAAAAGAAAGAAAAGGAGTTCTATAAAGGCGATATGCTCAGAGAAATCCTGCCATAGAGGAGGGCAGAAGCGACATCAGTGCAGCAGGGGATGGTCCCAGCAGGAGCAGCTGCCGGATATGTGATCCTGGCCCCCCATAACATATCCGCCCGGCGGGTGGCATCCCTCAGAGCAGTTA
Coding sequences within:
- a CDS encoding KamA family radical SAM protein; the encoded protein is MTDRWDTCWDAAPGLYVLLKESKSLESARNKVARYIEAREWTYACDVSEIEAWDYTLFKEAVRTLKNIISPKNERITGTSSLEKLWVAAVNGDADVADDFVDEFIHLFKALKLKADVYPSRLMEGIDIPNFDEFEGRKAGIMRSDYLDQMGRRMDRYLSRYKSGLDPGIIEKREENKRRILDILNSSEDDWHDWHWQFRHIFKDDNGLNIIRQVIELDEEHESSIRLAIDNNVPFGVTPYYLHLMDKEPCDMDYAVRRQVFPPLSYVENMIAHRKDKMWAFDFMRERDTSPIDLVTRRYPRVAIVKPYESCPQICVYCQRNWEITSPLMVSAQAPMEKIEAALDWFLEHEEMMDILLTGGDPLVMSDSLIDRILSRLAQIPHLKNIRVASRMPATVRQRITEELCEILGYYQELGRRNLCLVTHFMHPYEITPETLAATGMVKRTGVEIYNQQVFTFANSRKFETASLRIILKQIGVDPYYTFNMKGKTEIEDYAVPIARILQERKEEARLLPGIFRTDEPVFNVPGLGKDHLRAWQNHELIAITSEGRRVYSFLPWEKNIAQVSPFVYTDVSIHRYLQRLIKRGEDPEDYRSIWYYY
- a CDS encoding TrkH family potassium uptake protein — its product is MKIRIILRILGLLAVLLGTIMLIPGIVSAIYKEPLGVVAFGISSLLAIIAGLILKHFGERSDMGRKDAFAAVSFGWLMAGLIGALPYLLLGLGPVDAFFESMSGFTTTGATILSHYDSQYYWILSQEVVRSSLAYALVERATHQLIHWSPAGIIELGFGISLDFIDLLTIKGSYFGLLFWRSFSQFLGGLGIILLFIAILPNLGVAGRELYSVEGLGLMKEALTPRVKSAAKAFWGIYLGLAGLEALLLVAAGLPLFDSLCTSFSSISTAGFSPRAYSIAEYNSILVEAIICIFLLLGGTNFIIYHQIVLKKNLNYLLKDAEFRGYIFIMFIAIIILILFGQIPGGITNALRSSVFQVISTMTTTGFVNNFEYDAWSLAAKLVLLLLMTIGGCTGSTGGGMKVGRVIIVLKYVHAELIRSLHPKAVITIKMADKVVRENTVRAVVLFVQLYIMIFILATLIFSITESSNPQFGALSAISAAACSLGIIGPGFGVVAMDFNAVSDGGKILAVFCMYIGRLEILPVVLMFLPETWSE
- a CDS encoding PGF-CTERM sorting domain-containing protein, which encodes MKNVVVILAAALMLLVAVTTASAQETSKVPEAAEQVEESAKQVEEAAQHAENASADLMASAAEVENLTANTTEAENITQATEKVEQKAEEVSQAAAKADEAAEKAEEAAEKVPGFGAAFAVLGLLSAALITLRRA